AGGTGGGGAATGGACTAGCAGAATTATCCATCTGCTCAATGATCAGCATATGGGTGTCGTTACGGCCGCAACTAGTCTTATTGACGCCTTAGTTAAGAAAAATCCAGACGAATACAAGGGCTGCGTAAGTTTGGCTGTTTCGCGTTTGTCTCGAATCGTTACTGCATCCTATACCGATCTACAAGACTATACGTACTACTTTGTTCCGGCACCATGGTTGTCGGTGAAACTACTCCGTCTGTTGCAAAACTACAATCCACCAACTGAAGATCCCGGTGTTCGTGGTAGGTTGAACGAATGCCTTGAAACTATTCTGAACAAGGCTCAGGAACCACCGAAAAGCAAGAAGGTGCAGCACTCCAATGCTAAGAATGCCGTTTTGTTTGAAGCAATCAATCTTATTATTCACAACGACAGCGAGGCCAATTTGTTGGTTCGAGCCTGTAATCAGTTGGGTCAGTTTTTGAGCAACCGAGAAACAAATCTACGGTATTTGGCGCTGGAATCTATGTGCCACTTGGCAACTTCAGAATTTTCACACGAAGCAGTCAAGAAACATCAGGAGGTGGTGATTTTGTCGATGAAGATGGAAAAGGATGTTTCTGTTCGCCAGCAAGCAGTTGATCTATTGTACGCCATGTGTGATCGTACTAATGCCGAGGAAATCGTTCAGGAAATGTTGAATTATCTTGAAACGGCAGATTATTCGATTCGAGAGGAAATGGTGCTGAAAGTGGCaattttgtcagaaaaataCGCTACCGATTTCACCTGGTACGTGGATGTTATATTGAATCTAATACGAATTGCCGGTGATTATGTATCAGAAGAAGTCTGGTATCGCGTCATTCAGATTGTAATCAATCGCGAAGAAGTACAGGGTTATGCCGCAAAAACCGTATTTGAAGCCCTTCAAGCTCCGGCTTGTCACGAGAATATGGTAAAAGTTGGCGGATATATACTGGGCGAATTCGGTAATTTGATTGCAGGAGATTCTCGATCAGCTCCAATGGTGCAGTTCAAATTGCTTCACTCGAAATATCATCTATGCTCATCGATGACTCGAGCGCTGTTACTTTCAACTTACATCAAGTTTATCAATCTGTTCCCGGAGATTCGCTCCACCATCCAGGATGTGTTCCGACAGCACAGTAATCTCCGTTCGGCCGATGCAGAACTTCAACAGAGAGCTAGTGAATATCTGCAGCTCAGCATTGTAGCATCGACGGATGTTTTGGCCACCGTTCTGGAAGAGATGCCCTCGTTCCCTGAACGCGAAAGCTCTATCTTAGCTGTActgaagaaaaagaaaccaGGTCGAGTACCGGAAAATGCAGAAATTCGAGACAACAAAAGCCCGGTTCCTAATGCCCACAATGCTCATACTGCTCAAATCAACCACACAGCTGGGTAATTGAGTgtcgaataatttaaaatataataggtaggcataatgtttttttttcattctatttACAGAACTCTCAACAACTCAAATGCCAGTTCAGATCTCCTGGGGCTGAGTACACCTCCTTCATCACAATCTCAATCCGGTACACTCATCGATGTGCTCGGTGATATTTACAGCAGCACCAATGGCACCAGCAATGTTATTAACAATGCCAAGAAGTAAGTTTCGATTGGTCAATTAAATCGCTCCACAGCTTCAATACTAATGATTTGTCTTTTTCAGATTCTACTTCAAAAACAATGGCGTTCTGTTTGAAAACGATCTTCTGCAAATAGGAATCAAGAGCGAGTTCCGTCAAAACCTTGGAAGACTTGGTTTATACTACGGCAACAAAACTCAAACGGCATTGCAAAATTTCGTGCCGACCCTGCAATGGTCACAGGAGGATGCACTAAAACTGAACGTTCAAATCAAGGCCGTGGAACCAACACTTGAGGCCGGAGCCCAAATTCAACAGCTTTTGACGGCCGAATGTATCGACTGCTACTGCGGTGCTCCGTCGATCATAATCAACTTCCGTGTAAGTGGAGGAGCGCCACAGAAGATAACGGTCAATCTACCACTTACAATCAACAAGTTCTTCGAGCCAACCGAAATGACTGGTGAATCTTTCTTCTCGCGATGGAAAAACCTCGGCGGGTAAGTGATAGATAATTAGATACGTAGTTTGCAATCTCGGAgtttagaaattaatttttttcttacactgatcaatatgtttttgtttatcaacggtttttattaaatattgttAGATAACGTAGTAACGCCATCCATTGTTTTACTTTAGTGAACAACAGCGTGCCCAACGAGTGTTCAAGGCGCAGCAACCATTGGACCTGCCAGGGGCACGGAACAAGCTGATGGGCTTCGGTATGCAGCTGTTGGAAGGAATTGATCCGAACCCGGACAATATGGTGTGCGCCGGCATCATCCACACTCAGGCTCACAAGGTTGGCTGTCTTTTGCGCTTAGAACCGAACAAGCAGGCACAGGTACGTTGTGTGGAACTAGGTTTAGAATGATGTTGTCCTAATACCTGATTTGATATTTTAGATGTTCCGCTTGACTATCCGATCCAGCTTGGAGAATGTGACGAAAGAAATGTGCGATTTGTTGGTTGACCAATTTTAAACAAGCACTGAATTCATATTCTCGACTAAGGTAACACGTTAGAATGAAACTTTCGTCGAGTTTCGTATCCTTTTGTTGTAAAATATGCTCTGGTAGTAATGTTGTTTAGAAAAACTAGTATAGAAACATCTTTCCTCCTCCGGGGAGGAAATATGTGCATGCGATTAAGTCGGTTGAGAAATTTCAAGGGAGAAACAAAACGCAACGTAACGTGtataaagcaaaaacaaaaaaaaacaatttcacatCGTTAATGCAATATGCACTTGTACAGAGACACGAGTGCGAAAAGGGATGAATTTAGCTGACCCTGACCGAGCAAATGCACCGCTATGCGAGAATTTGTGTAACTGAGAAGATGAAGTATAACTAGTAAACTAGTAATAAATAACATATGCTGATTAAATATGTTGAACCATTTACGAGAAACCTATGTATCGGTGATGACGGCTATTTAGAGAgtcagaaaagaaaaaaaaatgtctcgtCCGGCGATAACGACCGACATGACAAGCTTATGACGCTAGTTAGCCGCCTTCAATTCCGGTGGTAAATTTGCAAATCGAGCAGGCTAGGAGACGTGGAAGTAATCAACAAACACTAGCGATAACGTTTTACTGGAATTCTTTTCTTTCTATTTCTCTTCCGACATGAGAAAGCGAAAATGTGTTATGGTTAGAACAAACATATTGTAATAATTATAATGATACCGAATAATCCCTGATAGttgtcaaaagaaaaaaaaaaac
The Uranotaenia lowii strain MFRU-FL unplaced genomic scaffold, ASM2978415v1 HiC_scaffold_1002, whole genome shotgun sequence DNA segment above includes these coding regions:
- the LOC129759078 gene encoding AP-2 complex subunit alpha — protein: MAPVRGDGMRGLAVFISDIRNCKSKEAEIKRINKELANIRSKFKGDKTLDGYQKKKYVCKLLFIFLLGHDIDFGQMEAVNLLSSNKYSEKQIGYLFISVLVNTNSDLIKLIIQSIKNDLQSRNPIHVNLALQCIANIGSRDMAEAFSTEIPKLLVSGDTMDVVKQSAALCLLRLYRTCPDIIPGGEWTSRIIHLLNDQHMGVVTAATSLIDALVKKNPDEYKGCVSLAVSRLSRIVTASYTDLQDYTYYFVPAPWLSVKLLRLLQNYNPPTEDPGVRGRLNECLETILNKAQEPPKSKKVQHSNAKNAVLFEAINLIIHNDSEANLLVRACNQLGQFLSNRETNLRYLALESMCHLATSEFSHEAVKKHQEVVILSMKMEKDVSVRQQAVDLLYAMCDRTNAEEIVQEMLNYLETADYSIREEMVLKVAILSEKYATDFTWYVDVILNLIRIAGDYVSEEVWYRVIQIVINREEVQGYAAKTVFEALQAPACHENMVKVGGYILGEFGNLIAGDSRSAPMVQFKLLHSKYHLCSSMTRALLLSTYIKFINLFPEIRSTIQDVFRQHSNLRSADAELQQRASEYLQLSIVASTDVLATVLEEMPSFPERESSILAVLKKKKPGRVPENAEIRDNKSPVPNAHNAHTAQINHTAGTLNNSNASSDLLGLSTPPSSQSQSGTLIDVLGDIYSSTNGTSNVINNAKKFYFKNNGVLFENDLLQIGIKSEFRQNLGRLGLYYGNKTQTALQNFVPTLQWSQEDALKLNVQIKAVEPTLEAGAQIQQLLTAECIDCYCGAPSIIINFRVSGGAPQKITVNLPLTINKFFEPTEMTGESFFSRWKNLGGEQQRAQRVFKAQQPLDLPGARNKLMGFGMQLLEGIDPNPDNMVCAGIIHTQAHKVGCLLRLEPNKQAQMFRLTIRSSLENVTKEMCDLLVDQF